The following coding sequences lie in one Synechococcus sp. PCC 7336 genomic window:
- a CDS encoding arsenate reductase ArsC has translation MGDKIRILFLCTGNSCRSQMAEGLCRHFLSDVVEPYSAGIEKHGLNPLAVKVMGEIEIDISSQRSKTVDELGEREFDYVVTVCGHADENCPFFPAKTKVIHRGFDDPPKLAAGAATEAEALVHYRRVRDEIRAYLLALPQSLDAELSTPTGAGKLR, from the coding sequence GTGGGTGACAAAATTCGAATCCTTTTTCTCTGCACGGGGAATTCATGCCGGAGTCAAATGGCGGAAGGACTTTGCCGCCATTTCCTGAGCGATGTTGTCGAGCCCTACTCGGCAGGTATTGAAAAACACGGGCTCAACCCCCTTGCGGTGAAGGTGATGGGCGAAATCGAGATTGACATTTCCAGCCAACGTAGCAAGACCGTTGACGAGCTCGGCGAGCGGGAATTCGATTATGTGGTGACCGTCTGCGGTCATGCGGACGAGAATTGTCCCTTCTTTCCAGCCAAAACGAAAGTGATTCACCGGGGTTTCGACGATCCGCCCAAGCTAGCGGCAGGGGCTGCAACCGAAGCAGAGGCATTAGTTCACTACCGCCGCGTCAGGGATGAGATCCGGGCCTATCTCCTGGCACTCCCCCAGTCACTGGACGCGGAACTAAGCACTCCCACGGGCGCGGGCAAGCTGCGCTGA